The Astatotilapia calliptera chromosome 22, fAstCal1.2, whole genome shotgun sequence region CTGTTCTCTCACCAGGGAGCCGAAGAGTCGGGTTAGTTGCTGTGAAGTTGGGGATGGTGCCTGTCTGGACGAAAACAGGCGAAAGACATGTAGTCACCATGTTACAGGTATCACACTTCCGCTGTGGCTTAGCTTTGATCCATAATAGCTGCAGATAGTCTTCAGGTGTTCAGGAGTGATAACGGgcatttatgtttattatgtaTGTGTGAACTTAATGAATTGGATTATTCAATATAGTGGAGAGAAAGAATAGCAAAGTTAGGACTCAAAATCTCACCTTCAGACTTTGATGTTACATTTAAGCTCGTCCTCTTTTACAGCAAGATGTGAGGAGCAGATACTAAATGTTTGCTTTATTCAGACCACGTTTTATTCCCATCGATTTATCTGTCATTAAAGTAAACTGAAGCGACCACTGGCTGCTTGTGCTCATTTTGCTCTTTATTGATCACGACTTGCATTTTACTTTCAGTGAAATGTCAGTGGTAACAGTTGGACAGATATTTGAATTTTGTCATCGCCTCTCTTTAATATGAGATTCAAGGCAATCAAGAAACTCATATCCCCATCTGCTGACTCACTTCAGTCACAGTTAGTCATTTTCTCTTCAGCTGAAATGTTAATGGtctacacaaaaaaagagaagatgacAAGTTGAATATTGAAATTACTCCCACCACTTTAGCTTTTGGGTTCATGTTTTTATCTGAACTGAAGCTGAAGGCTCGTCATAACAAATGGAACGAGAGCAGGAGGGCAGGTTAAAATGGTGGGTTTTAAAAGAAGTTATGAAACTTTAACGTGGTGTATGTCCTTCATCAGTTGTGCAGATATCGCACACACTGTACAATGTGCATAATGATGCAAAGTTGTTGTTACAGTAATGTATCTTGATGAATTTATCTCTTTGctgattgttattattatattgcaCCAGACTCTTCCACCATCTATTTCTATCATCGTTCATCACGACTGTGGCCCTGGCTCTTATTAGATTAAGTACAGCGGCAGCGCTGTCTACCTGATTGATAATGCAGCATCTGTTTTCTCCAGGTGCAGGATTGTCACATAATAAAGTACCTGTCCAAAGAAGAATACGATGGACACTCTGCTGCTCTCATTGTAGGAGGAAAAAATGTGTCCCCATTCCACGTAAGTAGAAGAAGTGTGGTTGAATTTGTGCATTTGACAGCGCTTCACGCTGGTTATGCTTTCGGAGAACAATCCTGCAAAGGTGGCCACTGGCCTTTAAAAACGGCAATTCATGTTAAGTGTTTCGTACTTTTCACAaagcatatttttttcattctgtcAAGCTGTGGTGAGTGTTCACACGAGGCCTGAGCTGGTGATAAAGTGTTGAGTTTGTACTGAATTGCAACACCAGCCTCTGCTGCCAAACACTTTATCCAGTCAAAGTGTTGAGTGTCCACGACTGAACGATGTGTGCCACATGCAGCTGACTCACGAGTTGAAAACATCGCTCAGCCATACTGTACAGACCTAACGCGTATTTGTTAGTTCTCGCTATATTTTATCAGTGCGACAGCTTTATGGATGCATAACTTTGTCATCTCCTTCCCCCCCAAATGGAAATGAATTGGTAATTTCATATGGAAATTCCAGTTAACAATCAATGATTGTATTTTGCACCCATCAAACACATTATTAATAAACAAGATGGGTGTAAATGAGTGACATCACTCACCTCATTACTATGCAGTGTTCTGCTGGGGAGAGAACGCTAAACTTTGCTTTAGACTGTGTGTTGACACTTCCGGATGTGTTGCCATCATGGCATAAAGAGGACACACAGCAGGGATTTTCATGGTGATTCATTTCTTAGTCGACTAAACAAGGAAACATGTAGACTAACAGACTAGTTTAAAGGTAAGAAACGCTGAAAAGTATGACGCATTACAAATGACGCATTGTTTTACGATTCATGACAGCCATCTCAATCGAAGTTAAAATCTTCCATCCATaatttcttccgcttatcccgTGGCAGCAACCTAAACAGAGAGCCCAGACCTCCATCTCCCCAGCCACATcttccagcttatccggggtaACACCAATGCCCCCTAGTtactccagtgtgtcctgggtctaccGTGTGGCCTTCTCCCCATAGGACCTgcctcctttcgatgtggaggagcagctatACTTGAGTTCCTCCTAAATAACTGCACTCTTCACTCTATATCAGACAGTTTTCAACAATGATGTCGGGGCTGCAGCTACATGTGGTTGAAGATGGCTGCATAACATCAATTAAACTGttaacaattaaattaaatgacaaTTATGTCTGGTAACAACTAGTGTAATAAACTTTAAGGCCCCATGACTGCTCTCAGAAGTCAATAATACGATTAATTGAAAAGCAAGACAGCATCACTGGCTGATAAACATATACTGCCTCCTACAAAACAGGTTTAAAAAGAATCTCCTCTTAAGGAGGATTTTGGCTTTAAAATGCTCGAAATGttccttcttttaaatgaaaaacaaaggaaCAAGTGCGAATACATTAGggtgtcatttatttttctgggCCTCAGTACATGCTCAATGGGCCGGTGTCAGGATTTCACTTGTCCAGCGTGAAGTTGTTTTTGAATCCTTTTCACACAGCCACATCACTCTTTATTCAGAAGCAGAGTTTGTTGGAGTGAGAGGCTTTGGCAGACGGATTTTCAGTCAACagaaggggggagagagagagagtttagaGTGACTGGAGGCGCTAAGATGAGAGCGAGCCGAGTGAAAGCAAATGTCAAAGACTCTCAGTGCcaagtgtgtgtgcgtacgCTTGTTAGAGTGCGttttgtgtgcgagtgtgtttgGCTCCCATACAGTCATAACAGGCCCGTGGTTAATTTGAAAACGCTAAAGTCCAGCTGCTTCTTACTGCATTTACTTCTTTTAACACCTTATTTCCTTGCTTCTTATTTTTCTCTTGCACTCCGTCACTATGCCTGACAGAGGTCTGAAAAACAAATGGAGGTATTCAGGAACGCAGGAGTGCCTCCAAAGCAGAAAGTCACTGCCTTTAAAGTCTCCGACAGTGCCATCATCAAGCCAGGTATGAAATGACATTGAATTTTGCAAAGAAAGATCACTTATTAGGTTTTTGTGCGTGATTGGTAATGCAGGCTTGTTTGTTGCATGTTCAGGCACTCCTCTGTATGCAGCACATTTCCGTCCTGGCCAGTATGTGGACGTCACGGGCAAATCGTAAGTTATGTTCTGCCAGCTCCTCATTGGCGCTCCTCTGCTTGGCTCCTGTTCCTGCTTCTTACCCTTTCCCAGCGTCACGTTTTGAAGAGAGTTCAGTTTTTGACTTTACAAGAAATTCCATGTctgtccttttttctttccttttttaaatattgttacCTTCTGGAGAAACATGTCAACATAAAAGTAATCTGGAAATCTGAGCGTGTGTAAATAAACTTTGTGGTGCGTGTTTGTTTGTAGAATCGGTAAGGGTTTTCAAGGTGTAATGAAGAGATGGGGATTTAAAGGTCAACCAGCCACCCACGGCCAAACCAAAACTCATCGCAGACCGGGAGCTTCTGGACCAGGAGGGgttagacaaacacacacacacacgcttgttACGATGTTCATCCATGCCAAACGTGAACATTTGGTTCCCCAAAATCCATTAATATGAACATGTGTGATATTCATCGTCTGCTTCCAGGATCCAGCTAAAGTTTTCAAAGGGAAGAAGATGCCCGGCCAAATGGGCAACAGCTACATCACTGCTTATGGActgaaggtacacacacacacacacacacgcgcgcacacataaACTTAAAGAGCCTTAGTTTTAAACTTGGTTGTCCTTGCCTGCAATTTCAGCTCAATATTCTTTCATCTGCCTCTTCTCTATCCCGCTTCCAGATATGGAGGGTCAATA contains the following coding sequences:
- the mrpl3 gene encoding large ribosomal subunit protein uL3m, with amino-acid sequence MAASTCRFLFLLRGTRVIPPRATAERPALLVGCIRTVKTTTWFEENLTEDNQEYMRKSMAEEYRRQTAEKLNPLKDEPWPRDEWTEGSRRVGLVAVKLGMVPVWTKTGERHVVTMLQVQDCHIIKYLSKEEYDGHSAALIVGGKNVSPFHRSEKQMEVFRNAGVPPKQKVTAFKVSDSAIIKPGTPLYAAHFRPGQYVDVTGKSIGKGFQGVMKRWGFKGQPATHGQTKTHRRPGASGPGGDPAKVFKGKKMPGQMGNSYITAYGLKIWRVNTKYNVLYVNGSVPGHKNCLLKVRDTVLPSRRSTLLNPPFPTYFTEEDGDLDEDLYDEDLFVHTEPSLTLT